The proteins below come from a single Ruegeria sp. THAF33 genomic window:
- a CDS encoding tetratricopeptide repeat protein — MWWPRPEPDPDDPPQDPDYSDGECDCLMAAAAPGQSPYFDGVKWADMDAENAMAICADLLLKDQDVDAEVVAAFGRALIKGGKLEMALEFSELAAMEGSGLAMNTLASLYNDGEIVPTEHETAFAWYMTAAETGLPMGMHNVAYGYENGKGIAPNIDKALYYYERAAFFGYEPSLLHLGVIYREDTHVARDMQRTVDYLKMAAPNGSADAAARLGYIYEIGENGYFKDIEQALDYHFQAARQNNVVALHNLGSLTYHGRDGVPQDTEAVLLFWGRAAKLGDVKSQRKFGRLLYETGDVEEALRFLRLAAEQGDDEAQKLIRQIEGG; from the coding sequence GCTCCGGGGCAGTCGCCCTATTTCGACGGGGTGAAATGGGCCGACATGGACGCCGAGAATGCGATGGCGATCTGTGCCGATCTGCTGCTTAAAGACCAGGATGTCGATGCCGAGGTCGTGGCCGCCTTTGGCCGGGCGCTCATCAAAGGTGGCAAGCTGGAAATGGCGCTCGAGTTTTCGGAACTGGCCGCAATGGAGGGCAGCGGGCTGGCGATGAACACGCTCGCTTCGCTCTATAATGATGGCGAGATCGTTCCCACGGAACACGAGACCGCGTTTGCCTGGTACATGACCGCTGCCGAAACCGGTCTGCCGATGGGGATGCACAACGTCGCTTATGGCTACGAGAACGGGAAAGGTATTGCGCCCAACATCGACAAGGCGCTGTACTATTATGAAAGGGCCGCATTCTTCGGATATGAGCCGTCTCTGCTGCACCTCGGCGTAATCTATCGCGAAGACACGCATGTCGCACGCGATATGCAGCGCACGGTCGACTATCTGAAGATGGCGGCCCCAAACGGCAGCGCCGATGCCGCGGCGCGTCTGGGATACATCTACGAGATCGGCGAGAACGGCTACTTCAAGGACATCGAACAGGCGCTGGATTATCATTTCCAGGCCGCCAGGCAGAACAATGTCGTGGCGCTGCACAATCTCGGGTCTTTGACCTATCACGGGCGGGATGGTGTGCCACAGGACACGGAAGCGGTCTTGTTGTTCTGGGGCAGGGCCGCAAAGCTCGGCGATGTGAAATCTCAGCGCAAATTCGGCCGGTTGCTCTATGAAACCGGCGATGTCGAAGAGGCGCTGAGGTTTCTTCGCCTCGCGGCCGAGCAGGGCGATGACGAGGCGCAAAAGCTGATCCGGCAGATCGAAGGCGGTTGA
- the clpB gene encoding ATP-dependent chaperone ClpB, which yields MDLNKFTERARGFVQAAQTIALREGHQRLEPTHILKALMDDDQGLASNLITRAGGAPNRVVEALDAAMGKIPKVSGDAGQIYMDGQTAKVLDEAEKIATKAGDSFVPVERVLMALCMVKSKAKEALEAGAVSAQKLNEAINDIRKGRTADTATAEEGYDALKKYARDLTEAAREGKIDPIIGRDEEIRRAMQVLSRRTKNNPVLIGEPGVGKTAIAEGMALRIVNGDVPESLKDKKLLALDMGALIAGAKYRGEFEERLKAVLTEVTEAAGEIILFIDEMHTLVGAGKSDGAMDAANLIKPALARGELHCIGATTLDEYRKYVEKDAALARRFQPVMVQEPTVEDTISILRGIKEKYELHHGVRISDSALVSAATLSHRYITDRFLPDKAIDLVDEAASRLRMEVDSKPEELDQLDRQILQMQIEEEALKLEDDAASKDRLETLQKDLAELQEKSAEMTAQWQAERDKLAGARDLKEQLDKARADLEIAKREGNLAKAGELSYGIIPELEKKLSEAENAESNAMMAEETVRPEQIASVVERWTGIPTAKMLEGEREKLLRMEEELHSRVIGQDAAVTAVANAVRRARAGLNDENRPLGSFLFLGPTGVGKTELTKAVANFLFDDDNAMVRIDMSEFMEKHAVARLIGAPPGYVGYDEGGVLTEAVRRRPYQVVLFDEVEKAHPDVFNVLLQVLDDGVLTDGQGRTVDFKQTLIILTSNLGSQALSQLPEGADSSQAKRDVMDAVRAHFRPEFLNRLDETIIFDRLKRADMDGIVDIQMARLQKRLAARKIELALDDRAKEWLANEGYDPVFGARPLKRVIQRALQNPLAEALLAGEIKDGDVVPVTAGPDGLIIGDRLGTSERPRPDDAVVH from the coding sequence ATGGACTTGAACAAGTTCACCGAACGTGCACGGGGGTTCGTGCAGGCGGCGCAGACCATTGCGCTGCGCGAGGGGCACCAGAGGCTGGAGCCAACACATATACTCAAAGCATTGATGGATGACGATCAGGGGCTGGCAAGCAATCTGATCACACGCGCGGGCGGCGCGCCGAACCGCGTGGTCGAGGCGCTTGACGCAGCTATGGGCAAGATCCCGAAAGTCAGCGGTGATGCCGGCCAGATTTACATGGACGGCCAGACGGCCAAGGTTCTGGACGAGGCTGAAAAGATCGCCACCAAGGCGGGCGACAGCTTTGTTCCGGTCGAGCGCGTGTTGATGGCGCTGTGCATGGTCAAATCCAAGGCCAAAGAGGCGCTGGAGGCGGGTGCCGTATCTGCGCAAAAGCTCAACGAAGCCATCAACGACATCCGCAAGGGGCGTACTGCTGACACCGCAACGGCGGAAGAGGGCTATGACGCGCTCAAGAAATATGCCCGCGACCTGACCGAGGCCGCGCGCGAAGGCAAGATCGACCCGATCATCGGCCGCGACGAGGAAATTCGCCGCGCGATGCAGGTTCTGTCGCGCCGCACCAAGAACAACCCGGTTCTGATCGGTGAACCCGGCGTCGGTAAAACCGCGATCGCCGAGGGCATGGCCCTGCGCATCGTCAACGGCGACGTGCCGGAATCGCTGAAGGACAAGAAGCTGCTTGCGCTTGACATGGGGGCGCTGATCGCTGGTGCGAAATACCGTGGTGAATTCGAAGAACGCCTCAAGGCTGTTCTGACCGAGGTGACCGAGGCCGCCGGTGAGATCATCCTGTTCATCGACGAGATGCACACGCTGGTTGGCGCGGGCAAATCGGATGGTGCGATGGATGCCGCCAACCTGATCAAGCCTGCGCTTGCACGGGGTGAGCTGCACTGCATCGGTGCGACCACACTGGACGAGTATCGCAAATATGTCGAAAAAGACGCGGCCCTTGCGCGCCGCTTCCAGCCGGTGATGGTTCAGGAACCGACGGTCGAGGACACGATCAGCATTCTGCGTGGTATCAAAGAGAAGTACGAGCTGCACCACGGTGTGCGCATCTCGGATTCGGCGCTGGTGTCGGCGGCGACCCTGTCGCATCGCTATATCACCGATCGGTTCCTGCCCGACAAGGCCATCGATCTTGTCGACGAGGCAGCGTCGCGTCTGCGGATGGAGGTGGACTCCAAGCCCGAAGAGCTTGATCAGCTGGATCGTCAGATCCTTCAGATGCAGATCGAAGAAGAGGCGCTGAAGCTGGAAGACGATGCGGCATCGAAGGATCGCCTGGAAACCTTGCAGAAGGATCTTGCAGAACTTCAGGAAAAATCCGCCGAGATGACCGCGCAGTGGCAGGCCGAACGCGACAAGCTGGCTGGCGCGCGGGATTTGAAGGAACAGCTCGACAAGGCGCGGGCCGATCTGGAAATCGCCAAGCGCGAAGGCAACCTCGCCAAGGCGGGTGAGCTGTCCTATGGCATCATCCCCGAGCTTGAGAAAAAGCTGTCCGAGGCCGAGAATGCCGAAAGCAACGCCATGATGGCCGAGGAAACGGTGCGTCCGGAACAGATCGCAAGCGTTGTCGAACGCTGGACGGGCATCCCGACCGCCAAAATGCTGGAAGGCGAACGCGAGAAACTGCTGCGGATGGAAGAAGAACTGCATTCGCGCGTGATCGGTCAGGATGCGGCTGTCACCGCTGTTGCCAACGCAGTACGCCGTGCTCGTGCGGGTCTGAATGACGAGAACCGCCCGCTGGGCTCGTTCCTGTTCCTTGGACCGACCGGCGTGGGTAAGACCGAGCTGACCAAGGCCGTGGCGAATTTCCTGTTCGACGACGACAACGCGATGGTGCGCATCGACATGTCCGAGTTCATGGAGAAACACGCGGTTGCCCGCCTGATCGGTGCCCCTCCGGGCTATGTCGGTTATGACGAAGGTGGTGTGCTGACCGAAGCCGTGCGGCGCAGGCCCTATCAGGTCGTGCTGTTCGACGAGGTCGAAAAGGCGCACCCGGATGTCTTCAACGTGCTGTTGCAGGTTCTGGACGATGGCGTTCTGACCGATGGTCAGGGCCGCACCGTGGACTTCAAACAGACGCTGATCATCCTGACGTCGAACCTTGGGTCTCAGGCGCTCAGCCAGTTGCCCGAAGGTGCGGACAGTTCACAGGCCAAGCGCGACGTGATGGATGCGGTCCGGGCACATTTCCGGCCCGAATTCCTGAACCGTCTGGACGAAACGATCATCTTTGACCGCCTCAAGCGGGCCGATATGGATGGCATCGTCGATATTCAGATGGCACGTCTGCAAAAACGTCTGGCCGCCCGCAAGATCGAGCTGGCCCTGGATGACAGAGCCAAGGAATGGCTGGCCAATGAAGGCTATGACCCGGTCTTCGGTGCCCGCCCGCTGAAACGCGTCATACAGCGCGCCTTGCAGAACCCGTTGGCCGAAGCTCTGCTGGCCGGGGAAATCAAGGATGGTGACGTCGTTCCGGTCACTGCCGGGCCCGATGGTTTGATCATCGGCGATCGTTTGGGAACTTCCGAGCGACCCCGCCCGGACGATGCCGTGGTGCATTGA